The following coding sequences are from one Spartobacteria bacterium window:
- a CDS encoding HAD family hydrolase, translated as MILIDTMFNRINRTTLPQGVLFDLDDTLYPERQYVHSGFEAVAAFIYRIYGKRIYDDLTTCYDSGERSNVFGTVLNRYFDVVEDSLLRQIVSIFWSHRPRIDLYEDARIGMALLFTKGIKVGVITTGQSAIQRAKIEALALKPLLDGLIYTDELIGEPEPGRPCEDAFHIAALMMDVELCDLCYVGDNPYTDFVVPRRMGIPSIRVRRDGTEHASKEPPSIGFQPDAEIDSLEKITLCFQQRATR; from the coding sequence ATGATCCTGATCGATACTATGTTTAATCGAATAAACAGAACGACATTGCCGCAAGGCGTATTATTTGATCTCGATGACACCCTGTATCCCGAGCGGCAGTACGTACACAGCGGATTTGAGGCCGTCGCCGCATTTATCTATCGCATCTACGGCAAACGCATCTATGATGATTTAACCACCTGTTACGATTCAGGCGAACGCAGCAATGTTTTTGGTACTGTTTTGAATCGATACTTCGACGTCGTTGAAGACAGTTTGCTCCGACAGATTGTATCCATCTTCTGGTCCCATCGCCCTCGTATTGATTTATATGAAGATGCGCGAATAGGCATGGCTCTGCTCTTCACCAAAGGAATTAAAGTAGGCGTAATAACCACCGGACAATCAGCTATTCAGCGTGCAAAAATAGAAGCACTCGCGCTTAAACCCTTGCTCGACGGACTCATCTACACGGATGAATTGATTGGAGAACCAGAACCGGGCCGCCCCTGTGAGGATGCCTTTCACATCGCTGCCCTCATGATGGACGTCGAACTCTGCGATCTGTGCTATGTCGGCGACAACCCCTACACCGATTTTGTGGTTCCCCGACGCATGGGCATCCCTTCCATCCGCGTCCGGCGGGACGGCACAGAGCATGCATCCAAAGAACCCCCATCCATCGGATTTCAGCCCGACGCTGAAATTGACTCACTGGAAAAAATCACCCTTTGTTTCCAACAGCGAGCCACACGGTAA
- a CDS encoding SDR family NAD(P)-dependent oxidoreductase — protein sequence MTSAVVTGACGFIGSHLAEELVHRGTRVKALAFYDARGSQGWLDALPKDVSDSMEIISGDVRDVEQMRRIVSAEDTVFHLAALIGIPYSYQAPRSYVETNINGTINMLEAVRAADARRLLFMSTSEVYGTALRVPIDENHPLQGQSPYSASKIGAEKMVESYYKAFQCPVVTARAFNTFGPRQSARAVIPTILMQLMAGKKSIQLGNLDATRDFNYVLDTVEGLIRLAECPDAVGQVANIGTGVEITIENLVHLAAEITGAHPHIDGNCENRTRPAASEVQRLCADNKRLHSLTGWTPPHRLQEGLDATAHWLVKNKSIYDPDRYYV from the coding sequence ATTACATCAGCTGTAGTTACCGGTGCCTGCGGTTTTATTGGCAGTCACCTCGCGGAAGAACTTGTACATCGCGGAACCCGCGTCAAAGCACTCGCTTTTTACGATGCCAGAGGTTCTCAAGGCTGGCTCGACGCCCTGCCGAAAGACGTCTCGGATTCCATGGAAATTATTTCCGGCGATGTACGGGATGTAGAACAAATGCGACGCATCGTTTCAGCTGAAGACACCGTCTTTCACCTCGCAGCACTCATCGGCATCCCGTATTCCTATCAGGCACCGCGTTCCTATGTGGAAACCAATATCAACGGCACAATCAACATGCTGGAAGCGGTTCGAGCCGCCGACGCACGACGCCTGCTGTTTATGTCCACCAGTGAAGTCTACGGAACAGCCCTACGGGTACCTATTGACGAAAATCATCCCTTACAGGGACAGAGCCCCTATTCTGCATCGAAAATAGGCGCAGAAAAAATGGTAGAAAGCTATTACAAAGCCTTTCAGTGCCCGGTCGTAACAGCACGCGCATTTAACACCTTCGGTCCACGTCAATCGGCCCGTGCAGTCATTCCAACCATTCTGATGCAGCTAATGGCCGGAAAAAAATCAATTCAACTAGGCAATCTCGATGCGACACGTGATTTCAATTATGTTCTGGATACCGTCGAAGGCCTGATCCGACTGGCCGAATGTCCGGACGCTGTTGGTCAGGTCGCCAATATCGGTACGGGTGTGGAAATAACAATCGAAAACCTCGTCCATCTGGCAGCCGAAATAACCGGTGCCCACCCGCATATTGACGGGAATTGCGAAAATCGTACCCGACCCGCCGCCAGTGAAGTACAGCGTTTATGCGCCGACAATAAGCGACTGCATTCATTAACCGGCTGGACGCCGCCCCACCGACTCCAGGAAGGCCTGGACGCCACCGCACACTGGCTCGTAAAAAACAAATCCATCTATGATCCTGATCGATACTATGTTTAA
- a CDS encoding CBS domain-containing protein codes for MKTYETDVLLIGAGAPAEAMIHSLHAHSTYRVVCILDPNAACYGSRISGVPVTGWLQNRPLHVRHAFMAAPSIQQGFDRKSVFHLLKKQHLAFPSYRDPAARVDDHLSLREGAVILSGATVERDAVCGINVLIGEKAIVTTNCTIPDHAVLSSGTVWTQKNAQKPDDEQQLQAVLAQDTESLHRIIQRINLADMEILLVVNRDGVLVGTITDGDIRRAILSGIRFEQPASLIMNPAPTFVIKDTPRRDMLQLMRKHSIRHIPVLDTAGRPVRIERMERLLDENVRAHDAIVMAGGLGTRLRPLTETMPKPLLHVGERPILDHILSGLKRAGIDDVVLSVNYRGDQIRRHVGDGSSHALKVNYITEKQRLGTAGALSLLSPRPQNAFLVMNGDLLTNLNYAKLLDFQKENNYALVMGVRKYEIQIPYGVVHINGEGHVDGLREKPLHEHFINAGIYVLRPDCLDLIPHGSFYDMTDLINELIRREERVGAFPILEYWKDIGRPEDLQQASRDQLRVNTAGTSLTKNGAIQPMEAFAL; via the coding sequence ATGAAAACATACGAAACGGACGTTTTATTAATCGGTGCCGGAGCACCGGCAGAGGCAATGATTCATTCATTGCATGCGCATTCAACGTATCGGGTCGTCTGTATTCTGGATCCGAATGCCGCCTGTTACGGATCACGTATTTCAGGAGTTCCCGTTACGGGCTGGCTGCAAAATCGCCCTCTCCATGTGCGCCATGCCTTTATGGCCGCACCATCGATTCAACAGGGATTCGATCGGAAATCCGTATTCCATCTCTTAAAAAAACAGCACCTCGCATTTCCCTCTTATCGAGATCCAGCGGCGCGTGTTGACGATCATCTCAGTCTACGTGAAGGTGCAGTGATTCTGTCCGGAGCCACGGTGGAGCGAGATGCGGTCTGTGGTATCAATGTTCTAATCGGTGAAAAGGCCATCGTCACAACGAACTGTACGATCCCTGATCACGCGGTGCTCAGCAGTGGAACCGTCTGGACACAGAAGAACGCGCAAAAACCCGATGATGAGCAGCAGTTACAAGCCGTTCTGGCCCAAGACACCGAATCACTCCATCGAATCATTCAGCGCATCAATCTGGCTGATATGGAGATTCTGCTGGTAGTCAATCGTGATGGAGTCCTGGTTGGAACGATTACCGATGGAGATATTCGCCGCGCCATTCTTTCCGGCATTCGCTTTGAACAGCCCGCCTCGCTGATTATGAATCCGGCACCGACTTTTGTGATAAAAGATACTCCGCGACGCGATATGCTGCAATTGATGCGGAAGCACTCCATTCGCCATATCCCCGTATTGGATACCGCTGGCCGTCCCGTCCGAATCGAACGCATGGAACGACTGCTCGACGAAAATGTCAGGGCGCACGATGCCATTGTCATGGCCGGTGGATTGGGTACACGTTTACGCCCACTGACAGAAACCATGCCAAAACCACTGCTCCATGTAGGTGAACGCCCCATTCTTGATCATATTTTGAGTGGCCTCAAACGCGCCGGTATTGATGACGTGGTACTGTCCGTCAACTATCGAGGCGACCAGATTCGCCGTCATGTCGGCGATGGATCCAGTCACGCCCTAAAAGTGAATTACATCACAGAAAAGCAGCGACTGGGAACCGCTGGGGCCTTGTCACTGCTTTCCCCCCGTCCTCAAAACGCCTTTCTGGTTATGAACGGGGATTTGCTGACCAATCTAAATTATGCCAAGCTGCTGGATTTCCAAAAAGAAAACAACTACGCGCTGGTCATGGGTGTACGAAAATATGAAATACAGATCCCTTACGGTGTTGTTCATATCAATGGCGAAGGCCACGTGGATGGGCTGCGCGAAAAACCCCTACATGAACACTTCATTAATGCCGGTATTTATGTTTTGCGACCCGACTGTCTAGACCTGATTCCCCATGGCTCATTTTATGATATGACCGACTTAATCAATGAACTCATCCGTCGTGAAGAACGTGTTGGTGCATTTCCCATTCTGGAGTACTGGAAAGATATTGGGCGCCCCGAAGATCTTCAGCAAGCCTCACGAGACCAGCTTCGTGTCAACACAGCAGGAACCAGTCTCACGAAGAACGGAGCGATTCAACCAATGGAGGCCTTTGCATTATGA
- a CDS encoding type 2 isopentenyl-diphosphate Delta-isomerase translates to MNDPTNQRKLEHIHIAANHAGVDRERRFFDAIHLRHRALPEINLKDVSTECRWLGRDLRFPLIISAITGGHHEITRKINHNLAVAAQQTGVAMCVGSQRVMFTHPEAAKSFSLRAWAPDVPLLANLGAVQLNYGFGLPECLTAIECMQADGLCFHLNPLQEAIQHEGDVNFAGLLDKIGELIPQLPVSVIIKEVGHGLDRRDVEQLSKSGIRYFDVAGTGGTSWSIIEGQRGGRAETAALGECFSDWGTPTPQALRALSGIPDVTLIASGGIRSGIDMCKAMVLGASLCGIAGPLLKPAMQSSEAVVRIIEKYRRAFQTAMFLTGNDRLDQLIGNTSLLQACTE, encoded by the coding sequence ATGAATGATCCAACTAATCAGCGCAAACTTGAGCATATTCACATTGCCGCAAATCATGCAGGGGTTGATCGGGAGCGGCGTTTTTTTGATGCGATTCATCTGCGGCATCGCGCGCTACCTGAAATCAATTTGAAGGATGTTAGTACAGAATGCCGTTGGCTGGGGCGCGATTTGCGTTTTCCATTGATTATATCCGCCATTACCGGCGGTCATCATGAAATAACTCGGAAAATAAATCATAACTTAGCCGTCGCCGCACAGCAGACTGGTGTCGCGATGTGCGTTGGTTCGCAACGTGTTATGTTTACCCATCCTGAAGCGGCAAAGAGTTTTTCTTTGCGCGCATGGGCTCCCGATGTTCCATTGCTTGCGAATTTGGGAGCTGTTCAACTGAATTATGGATTCGGTTTGCCTGAATGTTTGACGGCTATCGAATGCATGCAGGCGGATGGCCTTTGCTTTCATTTGAATCCTTTACAGGAGGCCATTCAGCACGAAGGAGATGTGAATTTTGCGGGCTTGCTGGACAAAATTGGAGAACTGATCCCTCAGTTGCCCGTATCTGTTATTATTAAGGAAGTGGGTCACGGATTAGACCGGCGTGATGTGGAGCAACTGAGCAAAAGTGGTATTCGCTATTTTGATGTGGCGGGAACAGGCGGAACTTCTTGGAGTATCATCGAAGGCCAGCGTGGCGGGCGCGCTGAAACAGCGGCACTGGGTGAATGTTTCTCCGACTGGGGCACGCCTACTCCACAGGCGTTGCGGGCTCTTTCGGGTATTCCTGATGTAACACTAATTGCTTCAGGTGGAATTCGAAGTGGTATCGATATGTGTAAGGCGATGGTTCTAGGGGCGTCATTGTGTGGTATTGCCGGTCCGCTGCTTAAACCGGCAATGCAATCCAGTGAGGCGGTCGTGCGCATTATTGAAAAATATCGTCGGGCGTTTCAAACCGCAATGTTTCTCACGGGGAATGATCGTTTAGATCAACTCATTGGGAACACATCACTGTTACAAGCATGCACCGAATAA
- the flgK gene encoding flagellar hook-associated protein FlgK gives MASLSDMVSISSSGLYAHQERLAVISNNVTNMQTEGYHRQTAVLSTNPANYPNLYTTIPYSMGTGVQVQDIIREYDGLRESVYLGENSESSKHEFLAKMLPDMQILLDETSGSTISDSLNKFWASCQDVAANPDNLAIRSAMLARANQLAVTFNSISSGLSDYRSGIISGTPPDVTGSLADEVSTINETLDELQKVNRLITQFQATNVSTADLEVKRDLLVRDLSSSFEVDVDTQYNIRLAGQTLVSSDGATKNDLEITGSDPLSFSVAGTAVEIEEGTLGGYQELITYIDSIQSDLNTLAGSLISEVNTMHEAGYDLEGDPGLAFFKGTTAADIAVNTELYDQSNPLLNHPEKIAAAKTLYDPGGPNEGPNTGDGSNILDIADLSRADQADLSDRTYNEFYTDLSSALGSRIAAEEDLAEAGEATLAMLDTAIQSESGVNLDQELVDMMSAQRAYQSSAKVLSTVNAMFDVLFSL, from the coding sequence ATGGCATCACTTAGTGACATGGTATCCATTTCCAGCTCGGGACTGTACGCACACCAGGAGCGGTTGGCTGTAATCAGTAATAATGTAACGAACATGCAGACTGAAGGATATCATCGTCAAACAGCGGTGTTATCAACCAACCCGGCTAATTATCCAAACCTGTACACAACCATCCCCTATTCCATGGGAACCGGAGTGCAGGTTCAAGATATCATACGCGAATACGATGGGCTACGTGAAAGCGTTTATCTCGGCGAAAACAGCGAATCCAGCAAACACGAATTTCTGGCAAAAATGCTACCGGACATGCAGATCCTACTCGATGAAACCAGTGGCTCAACGATCAGTGATTCACTGAATAAATTCTGGGCATCCTGTCAGGATGTGGCTGCAAACCCAGATAATCTGGCTATTCGCAGTGCCATGCTGGCGAGAGCCAATCAATTGGCTGTCACATTCAATTCCATCAGTTCCGGGTTATCGGACTATCGTAGCGGCATCATCAGCGGCACACCGCCAGATGTCACCGGTTCGCTGGCCGATGAGGTGTCGACGATCAACGAAACACTTGACGAATTACAGAAAGTCAACAGGCTGATCACTCAGTTTCAGGCCACCAATGTATCCACCGCCGATTTAGAGGTCAAACGGGATTTGCTGGTACGTGATTTGAGTTCCAGCTTTGAAGTGGATGTCGATACCCAGTATAATATCCGTCTCGCCGGCCAGACACTGGTCAGCAGTGACGGCGCAACAAAAAACGATCTCGAAATTACCGGATCTGATCCACTATCCTTTTCCGTAGCCGGCACAGCTGTTGAAATTGAAGAAGGAACCTTGGGCGGATATCAGGAACTGATCACCTACATTGACTCTATCCAGAGCGATCTCAATACGCTGGCCGGATCACTCATTTCCGAAGTCAACACCATGCACGAAGCCGGATATGATTTAGAAGGCGATCCCGGGCTGGCCTTTTTCAAAGGAACCACGGCGGCAGATATTGCGGTAAATACAGAACTGTACGATCAAAGCAATCCGTTACTGAATCATCCGGAAAAGATTGCCGCTGCAAAAACGCTTTACGATCCGGGCGGCCCAAATGAAGGCCCCAATACAGGGGATGGCTCCAACATACTGGATATCGCCGATCTTTCCCGTGCAGACCAAGCCGATCTCTCCGACCGCACCTACAATGAGTTTTACACCGATCTCAGTTCAGCGCTGGGATCACGCATTGCTGCTGAGGAAGACCTGGCAGAAGCAGGCGAAGCCACACTGGCCATGCTGGATACGGCCATTCAATCGGAATCCGGCGTCAATCTTGATCAGGAACTGGTGGACATGATGTCGGCACAACGCGCCTATCAGTCTTCTGCCAAGGTATTAAGCACGGTAAACGCGATGTTTGATGTATTGTTCAGCCTCTAA
- a CDS encoding hydroxymethylglutaryl-CoA reductase produces the protein MKNDTEDMIFAQIPMRSVGPIRLIGPEVDAEVMLPLATYESPLWPSVGRGARVATVSGGLTVVIRSDCMTRSLLVEAPSALEALRIIEDIERRRSEVKVIAEGSSRFAQFIGVDCEMLGGQIYVRLKMQSGDASGHNMLTNAAEHVMNWLLVEYPVLRYVSLSGNFCTDKKGSAVNGLLGRGKNATAECVIPRKICSRYLKTTPAKMAEINLKKNWMGTGLAGAVRTANAHFANMLLAFYLATGQDAANIVEGSQGFVYAEERQGDLYFGVNLPHLIVGTVGNGKELDFVQKNLEMSGCTGDEPAGVNARKLAACAAAAVWCGELSLLAALTNPGELMATHKQWERKHE, from the coding sequence ATGAAAAATGACACAGAGGACATGATTTTTGCGCAGATTCCCATGCGCAGTGTAGGGCCTATCCGTTTAATTGGACCGGAAGTTGACGCCGAAGTAATGTTACCATTAGCAACCTATGAATCGCCCTTGTGGCCATCGGTTGGGCGTGGAGCCAGGGTTGCAACGGTTTCGGGGGGATTAACGGTGGTTATTCGAAGTGATTGTATGACGAGGTCGCTACTCGTAGAAGCCCCGTCGGCACTGGAGGCACTGCGCATTATTGAAGACATAGAAAGACGTCGATCTGAAGTGAAGGTGATTGCTGAAGGATCCAGCCGTTTTGCTCAATTTATAGGGGTCGATTGTGAAATGCTGGGCGGGCAGATTTATGTGCGGCTCAAAATGCAGAGCGGGGACGCATCGGGGCATAACATGCTGACTAATGCGGCGGAACATGTGATGAACTGGTTGTTGGTAGAATATCCGGTACTTCGATATGTTTCGTTATCAGGTAATTTCTGCACGGATAAAAAAGGGTCGGCGGTCAACGGTTTGTTGGGGCGCGGGAAAAATGCCACGGCAGAGTGTGTTATTCCTCGTAAAATATGCAGTCGTTATTTGAAAACGACGCCGGCAAAAATGGCTGAGATCAATTTGAAAAAGAACTGGATGGGGACTGGATTGGCCGGTGCGGTGCGAACCGCTAATGCGCATTTTGCCAACATGTTGCTGGCCTTTTATTTAGCTACTGGACAGGATGCTGCGAATATTGTGGAAGGATCGCAGGGTTTTGTTTATGCCGAGGAACGTCAGGGTGATTTATATTTCGGGGTAAATCTCCCCCATCTGATTGTGGGCACTGTGGGAAATGGAAAAGAACTAGATTTTGTTCAGAAAAATTTGGAGATGTCGGGTTGTACGGGTGACGAGCCCGCAGGTGTCAATGCACGTAAGCTGGCGGCGTGTGCGGCGGCTGCGGTATGGTGCGGGGAGCTATCATTGCTGGCTGCACTGACCAACCCCGGAGAGTTGATGGCAACCCATAAACAATGGGAAAGAAAGCATGAATGA
- a CDS encoding HD domain-containing protein — translation MTYLRARIARELIDYFGNDNHRIEHALRVLHHSEMIMLQHPSADLEIIIAAALLHDVGIKPSEAILGYNDGKTQEQYGPEKAQKILQRIHFSPEKTCIVCNIIGNHHSPSRYDYIELEILKQADRIVNKAEALEAKA, via the coding sequence ATGACCTACTTACGAGCACGCATAGCGCGAGAACTCATCGATTACTTTGGTAATGACAACCATCGCATCGAACACGCACTACGCGTCCTTCATCACTCCGAAATGATAATGCTTCAACATCCTTCAGCCGATCTAGAAATCATCATAGCCGCTGCGCTGCTTCATGATGTCGGAATCAAACCCTCCGAAGCCATACTCGGTTATAACGATGGAAAAACACAGGAACAGTATGGTCCGGAAAAAGCACAAAAAATCCTTCAACGAATTCATTTTTCACCCGAAAAAACATGCATCGTCTGCAATATCATAGGTAACCACCATTCCCCATCCCGCTATGATTACATTGAGCTGGAAATACTTAAACAAGCAGACCGTATCGTAAACAAAGCGGAAGCACTTGAGGCAAAAGCATAG
- the mnmE gene encoding tRNA uridine-5-carboxymethylaminomethyl(34) synthesis GTPase MnmE, translated as MPFAKKWPPSRVLSGVLLKFCQKTPDTIMYNEMDTIAAISTAPGDAGIAIVRCSGPQTYEIADRVFRCGGKPPSARPHQSWVYGHALDINGCILDECLLLIMRAPRSFTREEMIEIQCHGGRIISQQILRTLIQAGARSAEPGEFTRRAFLNGRIDLVQAEAILDLIHAQSQRAAAVAVEQLEGHLSNQIDVIYDHWLQAATLLETALDFVEEDIPVDIIRQVLPLLNNSHAKARGLLDHWQEGHMLREGLQLVIAGPPNAGKSTLLNALLGHDRAIVSAIPGTTRDTLIESLTIDGIPVQLIDTAGVRTTDCEIEKEGIVRTWNHAERADLILFVADGSHPVTEETVEALQRLNRDRILLIVNKMDKGDAWAEQQFEGIPLVRTTLSQGVGIDLILAAIKQFIESHIALDQPAHAVISERHRALICEAAAHALTAQRLIESEAEQDIMLAASSLRDALETLGRITGRVYHDELLNSIFSHFCIGK; from the coding sequence ATGCCGTTCGCAAAGAAATGGCCACCATCCAGGGTGCTATCGGGCGTATTGCTGAAATTTTGTCAAAAAACACCTGATACCATCATGTACAATGAAATGGATACTATTGCCGCTATATCAACGGCACCCGGCGATGCTGGCATTGCAATCGTCCGCTGTTCCGGCCCGCAGACATACGAGATCGCGGATCGCGTTTTCCGCTGTGGCGGAAAACCACCCTCAGCTCGTCCGCATCAGTCATGGGTCTACGGGCATGCACTAGATATCAATGGTTGTATACTTGATGAATGCCTGTTGCTCATTATGCGAGCACCCCGCAGCTTTACACGCGAAGAAATGATTGAAATCCAATGTCACGGCGGCCGCATCATTTCACAACAAATTTTACGAACACTCATCCAGGCCGGTGCCCGCAGTGCTGAGCCAGGGGAGTTTACGCGTCGTGCCTTTCTCAACGGACGTATTGACCTCGTGCAGGCGGAAGCGATTCTGGACTTGATTCACGCACAGAGCCAGCGAGCGGCGGCGGTGGCGGTGGAGCAACTGGAAGGACATCTCAGCAATCAAATTGACGTCATCTACGATCACTGGCTTCAGGCCGCCACACTGCTGGAGACTGCATTGGACTTTGTAGAAGAAGACATTCCTGTGGATATCATTCGTCAGGTTCTCCCGCTGCTAAACAACAGCCACGCCAAGGCTCGGGGTCTTCTGGATCACTGGCAGGAAGGCCATATGCTTCGGGAAGGACTGCAACTGGTTATCGCCGGGCCGCCCAATGCCGGAAAATCAACCCTGCTTAACGCCCTGCTGGGACACGACCGCGCCATTGTTTCCGCCATTCCCGGAACGACCAGAGACACTCTTATTGAATCGTTGACCATCGACGGCATTCCGGTGCAGCTCATCGACACCGCCGGCGTACGCACCACGGATTGTGAAATAGAAAAAGAAGGCATCGTGCGCACATGGAATCATGCAGAACGTGCCGATTTGATTCTCTTTGTAGCCGACGGGTCTCATCCCGTCACAGAAGAAACAGTCGAGGCACTTCAACGGCTCAACAGGGATAGAATTCTTTTAATCGTTAATAAAATGGATAAGGGCGACGCATGGGCCGAGCAGCAATTCGAAGGCATACCCCTTGTGCGCACGACGCTCAGTCAGGGAGTCGGCATCGATCTCATCCTCGCAGCGATTAAACAATTTATCGAATCACATATCGCACTGGATCAGCCCGCTCACGCCGTAATATCTGAACGGCACAGAGCCCTGATCTGTGAGGCAGCCGCACATGCCCTGACCGCGCAGCGACTCATTGAAAGCGAGGCCGAACAAGATATCATGCTTGCCGCATCCAGTTTACGTGACGCATTAGAAACGCTGGGTCGTATTACAGGCCGCGTATATCACGACGAACTGTTAAACTCCATTTTTTCACATTTCTGCATAGGGAAATAG
- a CDS encoding flagellar basal body L-ring protein FlgH, whose amino-acid sequence MKKAHTLIIFLGIILTSGSTWAVMDWSMAEELYAHKKARKIGDLLTVRIAEASSMQKDASRSASKSYDLSGSASFGHPQLDNRTIAWTNAVLPSFGVNGSRSFSGSGGVEDTDKFETYITVRVLDVYPNGDLLIEGNRTLFLKNDEVHMLLSGVVRVRDIDNDNIIESTKLADAVIRYQSTGSLDKTTKKGIIPKLVDWVNPF is encoded by the coding sequence ATGAAGAAGGCGCATACATTAATCATTTTTTTGGGAATCATATTAACGAGTGGATCTACATGGGCCGTCATGGATTGGTCTATGGCAGAGGAACTTTATGCCCACAAAAAAGCTCGGAAAATCGGCGATTTATTAACGGTTAGGATTGCAGAAGCTTCTTCCATGCAAAAAGATGCGTCACGATCGGCGAGCAAGAGCTATGATTTGTCCGGTTCGGCGAGTTTTGGGCATCCACAACTGGACAATCGAACCATAGCATGGACAAACGCCGTGCTCCCGTCATTCGGAGTCAATGGATCACGCAGTTTCTCCGGATCAGGTGGCGTCGAAGATACTGACAAGTTTGAAACCTATATTACCGTGCGAGTTCTGGATGTTTATCCCAATGGCGACTTGTTGATTGAGGGGAATCGCACGCTATTTTTAAAGAATGACGAAGTACACATGCTATTGAGCGGCGTAGTGCGAGTGCGGGATATCGATAATGACAACATCATTGAATCGACGAAACTGGCCGATGCGGTGATTCGCTATCAGTCCACCGGATCACTGGATAAGACGACGAAAAAAGGAATCATTCCGAAGCTGGTGGACTGGGTTAACCCTTTCTAG
- a CDS encoding flagellar basal body P-ring protein FlgI has product MIQREWKNIMRTHRYFRRSSVNRMLGTLFVGVYFLASCVGSAVDVRMKDIVRIEGIHDIDLIGYGIVVGLNGTGDKDLELTKQTMANLLDRFNVSIPSDDVKSKNVAVVMVSASAPAFHSAGDRTLVRVSAIGDAASLEGGVLLMTPLQSPDGTIYALAQGALTVSGFTAGSDNAGGQQLKMNYTTVGTIPDGALLRYNYEGEFIKEGELRLSLNHPDFTTANRLADAINQVYEGTSFARDAGTVTVHVPQDIIDIGQTARFVASLEGLRITPDMQSKIVINERSGTIVMGGNVHIDESIVAHGNLTVRITSNLAAYMPEPFSSADPVVTNEQRTQAKEDDAKVVLIPGTATIQELAALLNEVGTTPRDLISILEALKTLGALQMDIETM; this is encoded by the coding sequence ATGATACAGCGAGAATGGAAGAACATTATGAGAACGCATAGATATTTTCGGCGCAGCAGTGTGAACCGTATGCTGGGAACGCTTTTTGTCGGCGTCTACTTTCTGGCGAGTTGTGTCGGTTCAGCTGTGGATGTGCGCATGAAAGATATTGTACGGATTGAAGGCATCCATGACATTGATTTAATAGGGTACGGCATCGTCGTCGGACTGAATGGAACCGGCGATAAAGATTTAGAGCTAACGAAACAGACCATGGCAAATCTCCTGGATCGCTTCAATGTATCGATTCCTTCGGACGACGTAAAAAGCAAGAATGTCGCCGTCGTGATGGTCTCAGCATCGGCGCCGGCCTTCCACAGCGCAGGAGATCGGACATTGGTTCGCGTATCTGCGATTGGCGATGCGGCTTCATTAGAAGGGGGCGTATTATTGATGACGCCGTTGCAGTCGCCGGACGGAACCATCTATGCATTAGCGCAAGGAGCACTTACGGTCTCAGGCTTTACAGCGGGATCAGATAATGCTGGCGGGCAGCAATTAAAAATGAATTACACCACGGTAGGAACCATTCCCGACGGCGCATTACTTCGGTACAATTATGAAGGGGAATTCATCAAGGAAGGCGAATTAAGACTCTCCTTAAATCATCCGGATTTCACAACGGCCAACCGATTGGCGGATGCCATCAATCAGGTGTATGAAGGCACTTCCTTTGCGCGTGATGCAGGAACAGTCACGGTTCACGTTCCGCAGGATATCATTGATATTGGACAAACCGCACGCTTTGTCGCCAGTTTGGAAGGCCTGCGGATTACACCGGATATGCAGTCAAAAATCGTGATCAACGAACGCTCTGGAACCATTGTTATGGGTGGAAACGTGCATATCGACGAATCGATTGTAGCGCACGGCAACTTAACGGTTCGTATTACGTCAAATCTGGCGGCCTATATGCCGGAACCATTTTCATCTGCTGATCCGGTTGTCACCAATGAACAACGAACACAGGCTAAAGAAGACGACGCAAAAGTCGTGCTCATCCCAGGAACAGCCACCATACAAGAGCTGGCGGCATTGTTAAACGAAGTGGGCACCACGCCCCGGGATCTGATTTCCATCCTTGAAGCACTCAAGACGCTGGGTGCCCTGCAGATGGATATCGAAACGATGTAG